The region CATGGAGCTGGCATAGAGCGGAATCGAGACGTTCTCCCACACCGATGCAATGCCTTGATTGAGCCCGTAGGCAGCCATGACGGTGAGCACCACGAACCCTAAGTGCAGGGCCAGCGGTTCAATCGAGGACGGGTTGGTCGTGGCACGGCCTAACGATGGCCGCTGGTCCACGTTGGTGATGTAACCGGAGCGGATTTCATCGGGAAGCTCTTTGGGCACATAAGACACCTTGCCGCGGCGAATGCCCCAGTTAGCCGCGATGACACCGCCAACAATGGCAACTACGGTGCCCACGGTGGCTGAGGCAAAGCCCAGGGACAGCGCTGCATCCGCACCGACGCCTTCCAGCGCACCACCAATGGCCGCTGCGGTTCCGAAACCACCGGTAAAGCCGACGGGCAGCATCATGCCGAACCAGCTTGGGGTATTAAAAAGTGGAGCGAAGACAAAGATTCCCAACAGGATGAACAAGCCCCACTGGCCGGTGTGCATCATCGCGGAGTAGCCCCACATGTTGCGCGCACCCTTGTTGACCTTGCCTCCGATATCCATCGAAAAGGCCATTGATGCAAAGACCACAGCAATCAACACCGTGGTGTAATCACCGAGGTAGTCAGAAAAATTAATCACACCCAACACATGCGGGCCCAGCAGCAAACCAAACAAGCCTGCCGTTATGGGCGCGGGAAGCAGGAGATCCTGAAAGAGAAACTTCACGCGGTGGCGCAGCACATTGCCAATAATCATCAGCAACGAAATCCAACCCACATCCAACATCAGGGCATTGACGGAAAACTCCTCCATGGGTTTTACCTTTCGTTACTTGTTATCCATAGCGTCGCAACCACCAGCACCTCACATGCCAGTAGCGCGATAGAGATGAAAGTACTGAAAGGCATATCTCACCCGCGAGCATTCCTTTCGCCCCGAAATTAGTGAGGTTAAAACCTTAAAACGCGAAAGACAGCACCGAAGTGCTGCCTTTTGGGGGTTTAAGGTGTCGCGTTATTTCTCGGCTTTTTCGCCGACGTGGCCGATGCCTTCTTTGAAGATGGTGCCGCGTGGTGGCATGAATCCGGCGAAACGGAAGGTGAGGTAAATACCGACGGCGATGAGGAAGGAGATCCAGCCGAAGCCGGCGGTGAAGCCGTACATGACAGCCAGCGGAGCGAGGATCGTCCAGGAGATCTCAAACGGACCGAAGCCGATGTAGGCCATGCCGTACTCCGACAGGGTGCCGGACTTCAGCTTCGGGTCGACGATCTTCAGGATGGCGATACCGGTTGCCACGGTTGCGGTAGCCCAGCCCCAGCCGAAGATGCCGCGCTCGATCCAGCGTTCGCCGAAGAACTCAGCCGGGAACCACAGCAGGAAGAGGGTACAAAAGAGGATACCCAGAACGAAGAGCAGCAGCAGTGCCTGCCAGTAGGATGCAATGGCGGCCGGAACGATGGAGGCCACACCAAAGGCGATGAGGTAGTCGGTGGAGGCACCAGAGATTGAGGAAATCGAGTCCTTATCCAGGTAATCCTTCGCGCCCAGGGCGTTCATGATGGCGCGGAAGAGCAGGCCAACCATCATGGAGGTTGCGAACAGCGGGATGGAGACGTTCTCCCAGATAGAAGCAATGCCTTCGTTGATGCCGTAGGCGGTCATCACGGTCAGGACAATAAAGCCCAGGTGCAGTGCGAGTGGCTCAATGGAGGAAGGGTTGGTGGTCGCACGGCCCAAGGACGGGCGCTCATCCAGGTTAGAGATGTAACCGCGGCGGATCTCTTCCGGCAGTTCCTTTGGAACATAGGAGACCTTGCCGCGACGAATGCCCCAGTTACCAGCAACAACGCCGCCGATAATAGCGGCCAGGGTACCGATGGTGGCAGAAGTAAAGCCCAGCGAGGATGCAGCGTCAGCACCCACGCCTTCCAGCGCGCCACCAACAGCAGCAGCGGTACCGAAGCCACCGGTAAAGCCAACCGGCAGCATCATGCCGAACCAGTTCGGGGTATCGAAAAGCGGTGCAAACAGGAAGATGCCCAGCAGGATGAACAGACCCCACTGCGCGGTGAACATCATCGTGGAGTAGCCCCACATGTTGCGGGCACCCTTACCGACGGTGCCGCCGACCTCCATGGAGTACGCCATCGAGGCGAAGACGACTGCAATGAGCAGCGTGGTGTAATCGCCGAGGTTCTCAGAGAAGTTAATCCAGCCCAGCACGTGTGGGCCCAGCAGCAGACCCAGCAGGCCCGCCGTAATCGGAGCCGGCAGCAGCAGGTCCTGGAACAAGAACTTCACGCGGTGGCGCAATACGTTGCCGATCACCATCAGCAGCGAAATCCAACCCACATCCAGCATGAGGGTATATGCGGAAAACTCCTCCATGGGTTCACCTTTCTTTACTTTTCACGTTGCATCAAGCCCCATGTTTCGGGGCAATGTGGCCACGAGACACAGTACCTGGTGTGCCGTGATTCGCGACATAGCCGAAAGTACTCTACCCCCAGACCACTTTCGCCGCTAAATTTTCCTTATTGAACAGGGGTAATGTCACACCATTTGCACTTAACCCACCCACACCCGGCGCACCCGGAATACTTCACTGAGTTTTGTTGCTGTGTCAACAAAATAGGCAGTACGGCTGCCGCTCTTCCCTATACATCTAAAGGACAACATTCCTATGAAGGCATTCGGTTTTTTAAGCTTTGGTCACTACGCCGCCGGTGGTCGCCAGGGCCCCAGCAGCGCAGACATGGCGCGCATCCACTTGGATTTGGCACAGGCTGCCGATGACTTAGGCGTCAACAACGCTTCTTTCCGCATCCACCACTTCGTGCCACAGGCCTCTGCCCCAATGCCGCTGCTGGGTGCGATTGCGGGTAGCACCAAATACCTAGAAGTCGGCACGGGTGTCATCGACATGCGCTACGAAAATCCCCTCTACCTGGCTGAGGAAGCAGCATCGCTGTACGATGTCGCCGGCGGCCGCGTCGCCCTCGGCCTGTCCCGCGGTGCCCCGGAAGTCGCCGACCGCGGATGGGAAGCCTTCGGCTACCACGCCGACGCCGACAACGGCGCTGACCTGGCACGTAAGAACCTAGAGCGCTTCTTAGAAGCTATCGATGGCTACGGTGTCACCACCGCCGCACCGCTGGAACGCCAGTACCCCACCATGTTCCAACCTGGCTCCCCACTGCCGGTCTTCCCGCAGAACCCAGGTCTGCGCAAGAAGATCTTCTACGGCTCGGGAACCTTTAGCTCCGCTGAACAAACCGCTCGCGATGGACTCAACCTCATGTCCTCCACTCTGGTCTCGGAGACCTCCCAGCAGACCCTGGGCGAGGTCCAAGCCGAACAAATCGATCGCTACCGCACCGCCTGGCAGGAAGCCGGCCACGAGTGGACCCCACGAGTCTCAGTCTCTCGTTCTATCTTCCCCATCGTTGATGCCGATGACCAACGCCACTTCGGCCGCCAAGCTGGCAGCCGCGACCAGGTCGGCTCCCTACCCGAAGTCGGCGCGTCGACCTTCGGCCGCACTTACGCCGCCGAGCCAGACCAACTCATCGAGCAACTACAAGCCGACCCCGCCGTCATGGCCGCTGACACCCTGCTGCTCACCGT is a window of Corynebacterium camporealensis DNA encoding:
- a CDS encoding sodium/glutamate symporter; its protein translation is MEEFSVNALMLDVGWISLLMIIGNVLRHRVKFLFQDLLLPAPITAGLFGLLLGPHVLGVINFSDYLGDYTTVLIAVVFASMAFSMDIGGKVNKGARNMWGYSAMMHTGQWGLFILLGIFVFAPLFNTPSWFGMMLPVGFTGGFGTAAAIGGALEGVGADAALSLGFASATVGTVVAIVGGVIAANWGIRRGKVSYVPKELPDEIRSGYITNVDQRPSLGRATTNPSSIEPLALHLGFVVLTVMAAYGLNQGIASVWENVSIPLYASSMVLGLIFRALMNAMGAQDYLDKEAIGSINGAASDYLVAFGVASIVPAAIASYWQALVLLFVLGTAFCVAFLLWFPAEFFGERWIERGIFGWGWATASVATGIALLKIVDPKLKSGTLSEYGMAYIGQGPIEISWAVIAPMAVMHGFTAGFGWASLLIAVSIYFTFKLAGFMPPRGTVFTEGIGHVGDSSTPAPVVKSKAASHT
- a CDS encoding sodium/glutamate symporter; the encoded protein is MEEFSAYTLMLDVGWISLLMVIGNVLRHRVKFLFQDLLLPAPITAGLLGLLLGPHVLGWINFSENLGDYTTLLIAVVFASMAYSMEVGGTVGKGARNMWGYSTMMFTAQWGLFILLGIFLFAPLFDTPNWFGMMLPVGFTGGFGTAAAVGGALEGVGADAASSLGFTSATIGTLAAIIGGVVAGNWGIRRGKVSYVPKELPEEIRRGYISNLDERPSLGRATTNPSSIEPLALHLGFIVLTVMTAYGINEGIASIWENVSIPLFATSMMVGLLFRAIMNALGAKDYLDKDSISSISGASTDYLIAFGVASIVPAAIASYWQALLLLFVLGILFCTLFLLWFPAEFFGERWIERGIFGWGWATATVATGIAILKIVDPKLKSGTLSEYGMAYIGFGPFEISWTILAPLAVMYGFTAGFGWISFLIAVGIYLTFRFAGFMPPRGTIFKEGIGHVGEKAEK
- a CDS encoding LLM class flavin-dependent oxidoreductase; translation: MKAFGFLSFGHYAAGGRQGPSSADMARIHLDLAQAADDLGVNNASFRIHHFVPQASAPMPLLGAIAGSTKYLEVGTGVIDMRYENPLYLAEEAASLYDVAGGRVALGLSRGAPEVADRGWEAFGYHADADNGADLARKNLERFLEAIDGYGVTTAAPLERQYPTMFQPGSPLPVFPQNPGLRKKIFYGSGTFSSAEQTARDGLNLMSSTLVSETSQQTLGEVQAEQIDRYRTAWQEAGHEWTPRVSVSRSIFPIVDADDQRHFGRQAGSRDQVGSLPEVGASTFGRTYAAEPDQLIEQLQADPAVMAADTLLLTVPTTAGLDINVKILENFAHHVAPALGWQPSHTSN